A stretch of the Amycolatopsis sp. BJA-103 genome encodes the following:
- a CDS encoding amidohydrolase: MPSQRIRPASLVVRGGPVLTFDPAGTVVSAMAVRDDRIVALGDVSLDHVGPETEVIDLAGRTVLPGINDAHLHATWLGARWPDTLIGGAGFTGGEEKTVRSAAERRAAILRAGDLCASLGITSYTEPGLGPGETGCFGAEVLEEYAALAGEGLLRARVTALRLFGLLDGASSLADFERGLATPSPSADPLWLTVPGVKIFADGIPPMRSAWTHHCYADGSHGVLLVDGDDDPGRAGNLAAMIRLAHEAGMVVAVHATGDRSIEAALGSLRRGDHLVHGDLVTVDQLARMASEGVGLTTQPAIAVAMRGMLSDALGAEVGARAWPLAEMLDSGVPLTLSSDAPVVTPDWRVHIAAAARMLEVSDVDPALMARLLRCYTVAAAEQDGAADWKGSLTVGRVADFCVLAANPLEVAFADLPDVGVELTVSGGRVVYSGEQLPAVDLEAHPGEMAGVGGGEEQD, encoded by the coding sequence ATGCCGTCGCAACGTATTCGTCCCGCATCGCTCGTGGTTCGCGGCGGTCCCGTGCTCACTTTCGACCCGGCGGGCACCGTCGTGTCGGCGATGGCGGTCCGCGACGACCGGATCGTCGCCCTCGGCGATGTCTCCCTGGATCACGTCGGTCCGGAGACCGAGGTGATCGACCTGGCGGGCAGAACCGTTTTGCCGGGTATCAACGACGCGCACCTCCATGCGACCTGGCTGGGTGCCCGGTGGCCGGACACGCTCATCGGTGGTGCGGGATTCACCGGGGGAGAAGAGAAAACGGTGCGCAGTGCGGCCGAACGACGGGCCGCCATCCTCCGCGCGGGTGACCTGTGCGCGTCACTCGGCATCACCAGCTACACCGAGCCCGGTCTGGGTCCCGGCGAAACGGGTTGCTTCGGCGCCGAGGTGCTGGAGGAATACGCGGCGCTCGCCGGGGAAGGACTGTTGCGGGCGAGGGTGACCGCGCTGCGGCTGTTCGGCCTGCTCGACGGAGCGAGCTCCCTGGCGGACTTCGAACGCGGGCTGGCCACGCCGTCGCCGTCCGCGGATCCGTTGTGGCTCACCGTGCCCGGTGTGAAGATCTTCGCCGACGGCATCCCGCCGATGCGGTCCGCGTGGACGCATCACTGCTACGCCGACGGTTCCCACGGCGTGCTGCTCGTCGACGGCGATGACGACCCGGGGCGCGCGGGCAACCTCGCCGCGATGATCCGCCTCGCCCACGAAGCCGGGATGGTGGTCGCCGTGCACGCCACGGGCGACCGGAGCATCGAGGCCGCGCTCGGCTCGCTCCGCCGGGGTGACCACCTGGTGCACGGGGACCTGGTGACGGTGGATCAGCTGGCGCGGATGGCTTCCGAGGGGGTCGGCCTGACCACGCAGCCCGCGATCGCGGTGGCGATGCGCGGAATGCTGTCGGACGCACTCGGCGCGGAGGTCGGTGCCCGCGCCTGGCCGCTGGCGGAGATGCTGGACTCCGGAGTCCCGCTGACCTTGAGCAGTGACGCGCCGGTGGTCACCCCGGACTGGCGGGTGCACATCGCCGCGGCCGCCCGGATGCTGGAAGTGTCCGATGTGGACCCCGCGCTGATGGCCCGGCTGCTGCGCTGCTACACGGTCGCGGCCGCCGAGCAGGACGGGGCGGCGGACTGGAAGGGATCGCTGACCGTGGGCCGGGTCGCCGACTTCTGCGTGCTGGCGGCGAATCCACTCGAGGTCGCGTTCGCGGACCTGCCGGACGTCGGTGTCGAACTCACCGTGTCCGGCGGCCGCGTCGTGTACTCAGGTGAGCAGTTGCCCGCCGTCGACCTGGAGGCTCACCCCGGTGAGATGGCCGGCGTCGGCGGAGGCGAGGAACAGGACTGA
- a CDS encoding zinc-binding dehydrogenase has translation MVNRTEAAVLTEHGSALTLRELPLPEEPEPGAALVRITCTTLCGTDVHIWSGQMTFPGMLPMVLGHEMVGEVVAVGPGTTDTLGREITEGARIGWSESTCGKCYGCTILREPVACEKRGYGFLQRSDVFPYATGGLVRYCYVTPGAAKLLLPDDVKDTWASMSGCAGKTVLRAVSRSGGIRPGATVVVQGAGALGVFATAVARISGAGDVITIGGPADRLETAERFGATATIPVDGTAEERVERVKELTGGRGADHVFDFAGGPTIGEEAVAFAAQRGTIAIVGSTGPVPSPVALGTVMGKELTVVGSLNGDIADYHRSVDFFRTFADRLPWDDLFSAPVGLSEASKSVESMSRLGELKAVIDPRLP, from the coding sequence ATGGTCAACAGAACCGAAGCGGCGGTGCTCACCGAACACGGCTCCGCGCTCACCTTGCGGGAACTACCGCTGCCGGAAGAGCCGGAACCGGGCGCCGCGCTGGTCCGGATCACCTGCACCACCCTGTGCGGCACCGACGTGCACATCTGGTCCGGCCAGATGACCTTCCCCGGCATGCTCCCGATGGTGCTGGGACACGAAATGGTCGGCGAGGTGGTGGCCGTCGGACCGGGCACCACCGACACCCTCGGCCGCGAGATCACCGAGGGCGCCCGCATCGGCTGGTCCGAATCGACCTGCGGAAAGTGTTACGGCTGCACGATCCTGCGCGAACCGGTCGCCTGCGAGAAGCGCGGCTACGGCTTCCTCCAGCGTTCCGACGTCTTCCCGTACGCCACGGGCGGTCTCGTCCGGTATTGCTACGTGACCCCCGGCGCGGCCAAGCTCCTGCTCCCGGACGACGTCAAGGACACCTGGGCCTCGATGTCGGGCTGCGCGGGCAAGACCGTGCTGCGGGCCGTCTCGCGCTCGGGCGGGATCCGTCCCGGTGCGACGGTCGTCGTCCAGGGCGCCGGCGCGCTGGGCGTGTTCGCCACCGCCGTCGCCCGGATCTCCGGCGCGGGTGACGTCATCACCATCGGCGGGCCCGCCGACCGGCTGGAGACCGCCGAACGCTTCGGGGCGACAGCGACGATCCCGGTCGACGGCACCGCAGAAGAGCGCGTCGAGCGGGTCAAGGAACTCACCGGCGGCCGGGGCGCCGACCACGTCTTCGACTTCGCGGGCGGGCCCACTATCGGCGAGGAGGCCGTCGCGTTCGCGGCGCAGCGCGGGACGATCGCGATCGTCGGTTCCACCGGCCCCGTACCCTCCCCCGTGGCGCTGGGCACCGTGATGGGCAAGGAACTCACGGTCGTCGGCTCACTCAACGGCGACATCGCCGATTACCACCGCTCGGTGGACTTCTTCCGCACCTTCGCCGATCGGCTGCCCTGGGACGA